A window from Kwoniella pini CBS 10737 chromosome 1, complete sequence encodes these proteins:
- a CDS encoding ubiquinone biosynthesis protein COQ4, mitochondrial, with the protein MRPSLRYFTQRKPNYPGHEPLSFSQNALLAIGSGLMGVYTSRGDLIASLSESTSSTFLPKLNEKLKLHPEGRQILKDRPLITNQSLIRLSNLKRGTLGREYFEWLDDGKLDPDSRMPVQYIDSPTLAYTMLRYRQTHDLYHTLFSLPPTLPHELSLKVLEFSNMSLPVAALSSTFGPFRLKRRETWLKDWVPWALRTGQEGKSLVGVYWEKRWEQGIGELRRELGVERNDLEGVESRWGGYRKIREIERELRRKGEWIDEPEEW; encoded by the exons atgAGACCTTCATTACGCTATTTTACACAGAGAAAACCAAATTATCCAGGACATGAACcactttcattttcacAAAATGCATTATTAGCAATAGGATCAGGTTTAATGGGAGTTTATACATCAAGAGGAGATTTAATTGCTTCTTTATCagaatcaacttcttcaacttttttacctaaattaaatgaaaaattaaaattacaTCCAGAAGGTAgacaaattttaaaagatcGTCCATTAATtacaaatcaatctttaATTAGATTAAGTAATTTAAAAAGAGGTACATTAGGTAGAGAATATTTTGAATGGTTAGATGATGGTAAATTAGATCCTGATTCTAGGATGCCT GTTCAATATATTGATTCTCCAACACTTGCATATACAATGTTACGTTATAGACAAACACATGATTTATATCAtactttattttcattaccACCTACATTACCACatgaattatctttaaaagtattagaattttcaaatatgTCATTACCTGTAGCTgcattatcttcaacatttGGACCATTTAGATTAAAAAGACGTGAAACATGGTTAAAAGATTGGGTACCTTGGGCATTGAGAACAGgtcaagaaggaaagagTTTAGTAGGTGTTTATTGGGAAAAAAGATGGGAACAAGGTATAGGTGAATTAAGAAGAGAATTAGGTGTTGAAAGGAATGATTTAGAAGGTGTAGAATCTAGATGGGGTGGATATAGAAAGATAAGAGAGATAGAAAGGGAATTGAGGCGGAAAGGAGAATGGATTGATGAACCTGAAGAATGGTGA